In the Oryzias latipes chromosome 23, ASM223467v1 genome, one interval contains:
- the ppp1r3a gene encoding protein phosphatase 1 regulatory subunit 3A isoform X1, with protein MEALCVRASELTLERDGGEGKLEASVDSATEEEESEEDSEAEPPPVVRRKVSFADAFGLDLVSVKEFDNAEAAEAEDCWPEGGDGGRLSEELYLTCLFTVPLPPEELDLRLQTQMLELESIELLPGTTTLRGIIRVVNLCYAKNIYVRITLDQWSSHFDMPADYIPGSSDMRTDRFTFSYTLTPPFEKEGSRVEFCLRYETPAGTFWANNKGMNYVLFCHQKQQRGKENVAQDETKTKRSCLKAQSRSGGAEEKTREPFDSALVPAESEVRPGVYTFDGKKTVDPEFLLRRQEEKTLVESVKSRRRAARLARVQDFFSQRRQQLLKECPCDSGSGREASQAEPPPRSDCPGVLRKCPKTRLRESPQVLTYHQIPLLPLDWNSDTAQQWGPPDAGDIWTGRAKMTLSGASEQDPASANDTWEPFPDTAGGSDNKAAAVSDVWQVFLNGPSCMGHSDVPESEWLQTAASVSPSNDKRPRLQYSAGSQEFEEFQMGKNALGNLHTLAACQPLSDSCETLSATVASNTEARQPAEACDSSLGDDSAAAQEAPQRSQTDSETDTAREFSLKRAAAASKDSVGSPGECHELTASQQEAGGMMGGGIGGDEPFTLHTADSVTSSGELETTDMTAVPESPNASADDRISQGARQDEGLSSRGGGEVTGTPPDNAASDTLAFRETIRQETKDAARYVFSASRQALEEGITMNYTERKAESGLEVFKQREIRECGRCRRCGDEKTTLKVEGDDFDPYQMTQQEFEPIGINTDGGMEEHKNEEGEVLLVDGEQIGTGTRMALEASFGLMGNKSAKLESCDVPSKPNQPGGGQGDQLKSETDEDVVKTSEEASLGPGGKSVAEAKPSERSTTESTQINKIFQINRDTVGPCLVDKLNLDPSEGKELRWAVLGRDLRGQKEDVKSEKSSREVTTQKSEAKRGSSADRMEEDTSQENERTSTGELTTEGTRELEVESPQKWQQGYVTEEEELSAEVEGPPREREQASDGTKDLITAESTELVERFGEDLVRRILEEVFVQQVKASSGSTADAMGGGVTDCQLLEKDPFDTFCSDQTDWSFRQGVEESHTMQSSSLEPRSQSYFPCKRQDTPYLAPPTEQTTQALTKSKQSHVLLWWSILYTIAHITRLIICTLLVSGFFLVIFLYDFPAFFALYVFSMCWWIFKWKRHQKEMNKGVAG; from the exons ATGGAGGCTTTGTGCGTGCGGGCTTCGGAGCTGACGCTGGAGAGGGATGGTGGCGAGGGAAAGCTGGAGGCCTCTGTGGACTCCGccacggaggaggaggaaagtGAGGAGGACTCCGAGGCAGAGCCTCCGCCGGTTGTTCGCAGGAAGGTGTCGTTTGCAGATGCTTTTGGCCTCGATTTGGTGTCGGTGAAGGAGTTTGACAACGCGGAGGCCGCGGAGGCAGAGGATTGCTGGCCTGAAGGGGGAGATGGAGGCCGCTTGTCAGAGGAATTGTACCTGACCTGCCTGTTTACGGTCCCACTtcctccagaggagctggatcTGAGGCTCCAGACGCAGATGCTAGAGCTGGAGAGCATTGAGCTTCTTCCGGGCACCACCACCCTGCGCGGCATCATCCGGGTGGTGAACCTCTGCTACGCCAAGAACATCTACGTTCGGATCACTCTGGACCAGTGGAGCAGCCACTTCGACATGCCGGCCGACTACATCCCCGGATCCAGCGACATGAGGACAGACAGGTTCACCTTCAGCTACACCCTGACTCCTCCCTTCGAGAAGGAAGGCAGCAGGGTGGAGTTCTGCCTCCGTTACGAGACGCCGGCGGGCACATTCTGGGCCAACAACAAGGGAATGAACTACGTCCTGTTCTGCCACCAGAAGCAGCAACGCGGGAAAGAGAATGTGGCGCAAGACGAGACCAAAACCAAGAGGAGCTGCCTTAAAGCTCAGAG CAGAAGTGGGGGCGCAGAGGAAAAGACCAGGGAGCCTTTCGACTCGGCTTTGGtccctgcag AGTCAGAGGTGAGACCTGGAGTCTATACTTTTGACGGGAAGAAGACGGTAGATCCAGAATTCCTCCTTCGTCGTCAAGAAGAGAAAACTTTG GTGGAAAGCGTAAAAAGCAGGCGCAGGGCGGCCCGTTTGGCACGCGTGCAGGACTTCTTCTCCCAGAGGAGGCAGCAGCTACTAAAGGAATGTCCTTGTGACTCAGGCAGCGGCCGGGAGGCTTCTCAAGCAGAGCCACCTCCGCGGAGTGACTGCCCCGGCGTTCTCCGTAAATGCCCAAAGACGCGACTGCGCGAGAGTCCACAGGTGCTCACCTACCATCAGATCCCCCTGCTTCCACTGGACTGGAACAGTGACACGGCGCAGCAGTGGGGGCCCCCTGACGCGGGTGACATCTGGACTGGGAGAGCGAAAATGACTTTGTCAGGCGCATCAGAACAGGATCCAGCCTCCGCTAATGATACGTGGGAGCCCTTTCCCGACACTGCAGGCGGCAGCGACAATAAAGCGGCGGCGGTGAGCGATGTATGGCAGGTTTTTCTTAATGGGCCCAGCTGCATGGGCCACTCTGATGTTCCAGAGTCAGAGTGGCTCCAGACAGCGGCGTCGGTGTCTCCTTCAAATGATAAGCGGCCTCGGCTTCAATATTCAGCAGGAAGTCAGGAGTTTGAAGAGTTTCAGATGGGCAAAAATGCACTTGGCAACTTGCACACCTTAGCTGCGTGTCAGCCCCTCTCAGACTCCTGTGAGACGCTGTCAGCTACTGTTGCCTCAAACACTGAAGCTCGTCAGCCGGCAGAGGCGTGTGACAGCAGCCTGGGAGATGACAGCGCAGCCGCACAAGAGGCACCCCAAAGGTCACAGACGGACTCGGAAACAGACACCGCACGGGAATTTAGCCTCAAGAGGGCAGCGGCCGCGTCCAAGGACTCTGTCGGCAGTCCGGGCGAGTGTCACGAGCTCACTGCCTCGCAGCAGGAAGCAGGAGGGATGATGGGGGGAGGAATAGGAGGAGATGAGCCCTTCACATTGCACACAGCTGATTCGGTAACAAGCTCAGGGGAGCTGGAGACAACAGACATGACAGCCGTGCCAGAGTCTCCGAATGCCAGCGCCGATGATAGGATCTCACAGGGAGCAAGGCAGGATGAGGGTCTTTCTTccagaggaggaggggaggtTACAGGTACCCCCCCAGACAATGCGGCGAGTGACACGCTGGCATTTAGGGAGACAATCAGACAGGAGACAAAGGATGCGGCGAGGTATGTATTTTCTGCATCCAGACAAGCACTGGAGGAGGGAATCACGATGAACTAcactgaaaggaaagcagagagCGGATTAGAGGTATTTAAGCAACGGGAAATAAGGGAATGTGGAAGATGCCGAAGGTGTGGAGATGAGAAAACCACGCTGAAGGTTGAAGGTGACGATTTTGATCCCTACCAAATGACTCAACAAGAGTTTGAGCCCATAGGAATAAATACAGATGGAGGGATGGAAGAGCATAAAAATGAAGAGGGGGAGGTTCTATTGGTTGATGGAGAACAGATCGGGACTGGTACCAGAATGGCACTAGAAGCTTCGTTTGGACTAATGGGAAACAAATCTGCAAAGCTTGAGTCCTGTGACGTACCATCAAAGCCCAACCAACCAGGTGGGGGTCAAGGAGATCAGCTGAAATCTGAAACAGATGAAGATGTCGTTAAAACATCAGAAGAGGCGAGTTTAGGACCCGGTGGGAAATCAGTGGCGGAAGCAAAGCCTTCTGAACGTTCAACCACTGAATCGACGCAGATTAACAAGATCTTTCAAATCAATCGAGATACAGTCGGACCTTGTTTGGTGGACAAACTCAACCTCGACCCTTCAGAAGGGAAAGAGCTGAGATGGGCCGTCTTAGGGCGAGATCTGAGGGGTCAAAAAGAGGACGTAAAGAGTGAAAAAAGCTCCAGAGAAGTCACAACACAGAAGAGTGAAGCAAAGAGAGGCTCTTCAGCAGACAGAATGGAAGAAGATACGAGTCAGGAAAATGAGAGGACGAGCACCGGAGAGCTGACAACGGAGGGAACGAGGGAGTTGGAGGTGGAGAGCCCTCAGAAGTGGCAGCAGGGGTATGTgacggaggaagaggagttgTCAGCAGAAGTTGAGGGCCCTCCACGTGAACGTGAACAAGCGTCAGATGGAACGAAAGACCTGATAACAGCAGAAAGCACGGAGCTCGTGGAGAGATTTGGTGAAGACTTGGTGAGGAGGATTTTGGAGGAGGTCTTTGTTCAACAAGTGAAGGCTTCCAGTGGAAGTACAGCGGATGCCATGGGGGGAGGGGTGACAGATTGCCAACTTTTGGAGAAAGATCCCTTCGACACTTTTTGCTCTGACCAGACGGATTGGAGTTTTCGTCAAGGCGTGGAGGAAAGTCATACGATGCAGAGTAGCTCTCTAGAACCGAGAAGTCAATCCTACTTTCCCTGCAAACGCCAGGACACCCCCTATTTAGCTCCTCCCACTGAACAAACGACCCAAGCATTGACGAAATCAAAACAATCCCACGTCCTTCTATGGTGGTCTATATTATACACCATCGCTCACATTACCAGACTGATCATCTGCACGCTGCTGGTTAGTGGATTCTTTCTTGTCATTTTCCTCTATGATTTCCCAGCATTCTTTGCTCTCTATGTCTTTTCAATGTGCTGGTGGATCTTTAAGTGGAAGAGACACCAGAAGGAGATGAACAAAGGAGTCGCTGGGTAG
- the ppp1r3a gene encoding protein phosphatase 1 regulatory subunit 3A isoform X2: MEALCVRASELTLERDGGEGKLEASVDSATEEEESEEDSEAEPPPVVRRKVSFADAFGLDLVSVKEFDNAEAAEAEDCWPEGGDGGRLSEELYLTCLFTVPLPPEELDLRLQTQMLELESIELLPGTTTLRGIIRVVNLCYAKNIYVRITLDQWSSHFDMPADYIPGSSDMRTDRFTFSYTLTPPFEKEGSRVEFCLRYETPAGTFWANNKGMNYVLFCHQKQQRGKENVAQDETKTKRSCLKAQRSGGAEEKTREPFDSALVPAESEVRPGVYTFDGKKTVDPEFLLRRQEEKTLVESVKSRRRAARLARVQDFFSQRRQQLLKECPCDSGSGREASQAEPPPRSDCPGVLRKCPKTRLRESPQVLTYHQIPLLPLDWNSDTAQQWGPPDAGDIWTGRAKMTLSGASEQDPASANDTWEPFPDTAGGSDNKAAAVSDVWQVFLNGPSCMGHSDVPESEWLQTAASVSPSNDKRPRLQYSAGSQEFEEFQMGKNALGNLHTLAACQPLSDSCETLSATVASNTEARQPAEACDSSLGDDSAAAQEAPQRSQTDSETDTAREFSLKRAAAASKDSVGSPGECHELTASQQEAGGMMGGGIGGDEPFTLHTADSVTSSGELETTDMTAVPESPNASADDRISQGARQDEGLSSRGGGEVTGTPPDNAASDTLAFRETIRQETKDAARYVFSASRQALEEGITMNYTERKAESGLEVFKQREIRECGRCRRCGDEKTTLKVEGDDFDPYQMTQQEFEPIGINTDGGMEEHKNEEGEVLLVDGEQIGTGTRMALEASFGLMGNKSAKLESCDVPSKPNQPGGGQGDQLKSETDEDVVKTSEEASLGPGGKSVAEAKPSERSTTESTQINKIFQINRDTVGPCLVDKLNLDPSEGKELRWAVLGRDLRGQKEDVKSEKSSREVTTQKSEAKRGSSADRMEEDTSQENERTSTGELTTEGTRELEVESPQKWQQGYVTEEEELSAEVEGPPREREQASDGTKDLITAESTELVERFGEDLVRRILEEVFVQQVKASSGSTADAMGGGVTDCQLLEKDPFDTFCSDQTDWSFRQGVEESHTMQSSSLEPRSQSYFPCKRQDTPYLAPPTEQTTQALTKSKQSHVLLWWSILYTIAHITRLIICTLLVSGFFLVIFLYDFPAFFALYVFSMCWWIFKWKRHQKEMNKGVAG; encoded by the exons ATGGAGGCTTTGTGCGTGCGGGCTTCGGAGCTGACGCTGGAGAGGGATGGTGGCGAGGGAAAGCTGGAGGCCTCTGTGGACTCCGccacggaggaggaggaaagtGAGGAGGACTCCGAGGCAGAGCCTCCGCCGGTTGTTCGCAGGAAGGTGTCGTTTGCAGATGCTTTTGGCCTCGATTTGGTGTCGGTGAAGGAGTTTGACAACGCGGAGGCCGCGGAGGCAGAGGATTGCTGGCCTGAAGGGGGAGATGGAGGCCGCTTGTCAGAGGAATTGTACCTGACCTGCCTGTTTACGGTCCCACTtcctccagaggagctggatcTGAGGCTCCAGACGCAGATGCTAGAGCTGGAGAGCATTGAGCTTCTTCCGGGCACCACCACCCTGCGCGGCATCATCCGGGTGGTGAACCTCTGCTACGCCAAGAACATCTACGTTCGGATCACTCTGGACCAGTGGAGCAGCCACTTCGACATGCCGGCCGACTACATCCCCGGATCCAGCGACATGAGGACAGACAGGTTCACCTTCAGCTACACCCTGACTCCTCCCTTCGAGAAGGAAGGCAGCAGGGTGGAGTTCTGCCTCCGTTACGAGACGCCGGCGGGCACATTCTGGGCCAACAACAAGGGAATGAACTACGTCCTGTTCTGCCACCAGAAGCAGCAACGCGGGAAAGAGAATGTGGCGCAAGACGAGACCAAAACCAAGAGGAGCTGCCTTAAAGCTCAGAG AAGTGGGGGCGCAGAGGAAAAGACCAGGGAGCCTTTCGACTCGGCTTTGGtccctgcag AGTCAGAGGTGAGACCTGGAGTCTATACTTTTGACGGGAAGAAGACGGTAGATCCAGAATTCCTCCTTCGTCGTCAAGAAGAGAAAACTTTG GTGGAAAGCGTAAAAAGCAGGCGCAGGGCGGCCCGTTTGGCACGCGTGCAGGACTTCTTCTCCCAGAGGAGGCAGCAGCTACTAAAGGAATGTCCTTGTGACTCAGGCAGCGGCCGGGAGGCTTCTCAAGCAGAGCCACCTCCGCGGAGTGACTGCCCCGGCGTTCTCCGTAAATGCCCAAAGACGCGACTGCGCGAGAGTCCACAGGTGCTCACCTACCATCAGATCCCCCTGCTTCCACTGGACTGGAACAGTGACACGGCGCAGCAGTGGGGGCCCCCTGACGCGGGTGACATCTGGACTGGGAGAGCGAAAATGACTTTGTCAGGCGCATCAGAACAGGATCCAGCCTCCGCTAATGATACGTGGGAGCCCTTTCCCGACACTGCAGGCGGCAGCGACAATAAAGCGGCGGCGGTGAGCGATGTATGGCAGGTTTTTCTTAATGGGCCCAGCTGCATGGGCCACTCTGATGTTCCAGAGTCAGAGTGGCTCCAGACAGCGGCGTCGGTGTCTCCTTCAAATGATAAGCGGCCTCGGCTTCAATATTCAGCAGGAAGTCAGGAGTTTGAAGAGTTTCAGATGGGCAAAAATGCACTTGGCAACTTGCACACCTTAGCTGCGTGTCAGCCCCTCTCAGACTCCTGTGAGACGCTGTCAGCTACTGTTGCCTCAAACACTGAAGCTCGTCAGCCGGCAGAGGCGTGTGACAGCAGCCTGGGAGATGACAGCGCAGCCGCACAAGAGGCACCCCAAAGGTCACAGACGGACTCGGAAACAGACACCGCACGGGAATTTAGCCTCAAGAGGGCAGCGGCCGCGTCCAAGGACTCTGTCGGCAGTCCGGGCGAGTGTCACGAGCTCACTGCCTCGCAGCAGGAAGCAGGAGGGATGATGGGGGGAGGAATAGGAGGAGATGAGCCCTTCACATTGCACACAGCTGATTCGGTAACAAGCTCAGGGGAGCTGGAGACAACAGACATGACAGCCGTGCCAGAGTCTCCGAATGCCAGCGCCGATGATAGGATCTCACAGGGAGCAAGGCAGGATGAGGGTCTTTCTTccagaggaggaggggaggtTACAGGTACCCCCCCAGACAATGCGGCGAGTGACACGCTGGCATTTAGGGAGACAATCAGACAGGAGACAAAGGATGCGGCGAGGTATGTATTTTCTGCATCCAGACAAGCACTGGAGGAGGGAATCACGATGAACTAcactgaaaggaaagcagagagCGGATTAGAGGTATTTAAGCAACGGGAAATAAGGGAATGTGGAAGATGCCGAAGGTGTGGAGATGAGAAAACCACGCTGAAGGTTGAAGGTGACGATTTTGATCCCTACCAAATGACTCAACAAGAGTTTGAGCCCATAGGAATAAATACAGATGGAGGGATGGAAGAGCATAAAAATGAAGAGGGGGAGGTTCTATTGGTTGATGGAGAACAGATCGGGACTGGTACCAGAATGGCACTAGAAGCTTCGTTTGGACTAATGGGAAACAAATCTGCAAAGCTTGAGTCCTGTGACGTACCATCAAAGCCCAACCAACCAGGTGGGGGTCAAGGAGATCAGCTGAAATCTGAAACAGATGAAGATGTCGTTAAAACATCAGAAGAGGCGAGTTTAGGACCCGGTGGGAAATCAGTGGCGGAAGCAAAGCCTTCTGAACGTTCAACCACTGAATCGACGCAGATTAACAAGATCTTTCAAATCAATCGAGATACAGTCGGACCTTGTTTGGTGGACAAACTCAACCTCGACCCTTCAGAAGGGAAAGAGCTGAGATGGGCCGTCTTAGGGCGAGATCTGAGGGGTCAAAAAGAGGACGTAAAGAGTGAAAAAAGCTCCAGAGAAGTCACAACACAGAAGAGTGAAGCAAAGAGAGGCTCTTCAGCAGACAGAATGGAAGAAGATACGAGTCAGGAAAATGAGAGGACGAGCACCGGAGAGCTGACAACGGAGGGAACGAGGGAGTTGGAGGTGGAGAGCCCTCAGAAGTGGCAGCAGGGGTATGTgacggaggaagaggagttgTCAGCAGAAGTTGAGGGCCCTCCACGTGAACGTGAACAAGCGTCAGATGGAACGAAAGACCTGATAACAGCAGAAAGCACGGAGCTCGTGGAGAGATTTGGTGAAGACTTGGTGAGGAGGATTTTGGAGGAGGTCTTTGTTCAACAAGTGAAGGCTTCCAGTGGAAGTACAGCGGATGCCATGGGGGGAGGGGTGACAGATTGCCAACTTTTGGAGAAAGATCCCTTCGACACTTTTTGCTCTGACCAGACGGATTGGAGTTTTCGTCAAGGCGTGGAGGAAAGTCATACGATGCAGAGTAGCTCTCTAGAACCGAGAAGTCAATCCTACTTTCCCTGCAAACGCCAGGACACCCCCTATTTAGCTCCTCCCACTGAACAAACGACCCAAGCATTGACGAAATCAAAACAATCCCACGTCCTTCTATGGTGGTCTATATTATACACCATCGCTCACATTACCAGACTGATCATCTGCACGCTGCTGGTTAGTGGATTCTTTCTTGTCATTTTCCTCTATGATTTCCCAGCATTCTTTGCTCTCTATGTCTTTTCAATGTGCTGGTGGATCTTTAAGTGGAAGAGACACCAGAAGGAGATGAACAAAGGAGTCGCTGGGTAG